From one Mytilus edulis chromosome 1, xbMytEdul2.2, whole genome shotgun sequence genomic stretch:
- the LOC139519727 gene encoding universal stress protein in QAH/OAS sulfhydrylase 3'region-like isoform X2: MAKVNKHCSSIVNSTTKKDGKTVIIAFDGSDYAKYAMKFYADWCYTPTDQIIVVYCVELSDIVATANFSIDREVLKQLIDQEIERIKTRLIEFAGYMREIKLNGVVKSTQASSPGEGILNIAKELKADMIVTGCRGHGTFRRTFLGSVSGFILHHAHIPVMTIPHPHHKEGNHHKH; encoded by the exons ATGGCCAAAGTAAATAAACACTGTAGTAGTATTGTAAATTCGACTACAAAGAAAGATGGGAAAACAGTTATTATTGCTTTTGATGGAAGTGACTATGCAAAGTACGCGATGAAAT TTTATGCTGATTGGTGCTACACGCCAACTGATCAGATAATAGTTGTTTACTGTGTCGAACTGAGTGATATTGTAGCTACAG CAAATTTTTCAATTGATCGTGAGGTTTTGAAGCAACTAATTGACCAGGAAATTGAAAGAATAAAAACCAGATTAATAGAATTTGCTGGATACATGAGGGAAATAAAG TTAAATGGTGTAGTAAAAAGCACGCAGGCAAGTTCCCCTGGCGAAGGAATATTAAATATAGCCAAGGAATTAAAAGCAGACATGATTGTAACTGGATGTAGAGGACATGGTACATTTCGGAGAACATTTCTAGGGAGTGTTAGTGGTTTCATACTACACCACGCACACATACCAGTCATGACCATTCCACATCCACATCACAAAGAAGGCAATCATCATAAACATTAG
- the LOC139519727 gene encoding universal stress protein Sll1388-like isoform X1 — MAKVNKHCSSIVNSTTKKDGKTVIIAFDGSDYAKYAMKFYADWCYTPTDQIIVVYCVELSDIVATEKTISGLNEASANFSIDREVLKQLIDQEIERIKTRLIEFAGYMREIKLNGVVKSTQASSPGEGILNIAKELKADMIVTGCRGHGTFRRTFLGSVSGFILHHAHIPVMTIPHPHHKEGNHHKH; from the exons ATGGCCAAAGTAAATAAACACTGTAGTAGTATTGTAAATTCGACTACAAAGAAAGATGGGAAAACAGTTATTATTGCTTTTGATGGAAGTGACTATGCAAAGTACGCGATGAAAT TTTATGCTGATTGGTGCTACACGCCAACTGATCAGATAATAGTTGTTTACTGTGTCGAACTGAGTGATATTGTAGCTACAG agAAAACCATAAGTGGTTTAAATGAGGCCAGTG CAAATTTTTCAATTGATCGTGAGGTTTTGAAGCAACTAATTGACCAGGAAATTGAAAGAATAAAAACCAGATTAATAGAATTTGCTGGATACATGAGGGAAATAAAG TTAAATGGTGTAGTAAAAAGCACGCAGGCAAGTTCCCCTGGCGAAGGAATATTAAATATAGCCAAGGAATTAAAAGCAGACATGATTGTAACTGGATGTAGAGGACATGGTACATTTCGGAGAACATTTCTAGGGAGTGTTAGTGGTTTCATACTACACCACGCACACATACCAGTCATGACCATTCCACATCCACATCACAAAGAAGGCAATCATCATAAACATTAG